A single genomic interval of Asterias amurensis chromosome 1, ASM3211899v1 harbors:
- the LOC139945546 gene encoding uncharacterized protein: protein MKTVAALCLIVLAAASLTNASWVPKRGPCYCLPKRFQVRIGQLNGLVYNGYPFEQINSIETAMDFVDGKIGQEIYSYQMGTWTKVKTITDVKQGVTYTILNGNCTQTPAMEFEQCLSKTARFEDDFYFGDRQLFGNSFSEYSNTTSFQGNVTLSFTKRDCLPISTSAWGTTGSDPVIPILSTSGFTDFKYGIRDRAFWFDVPEICTPTEMRSLESVESDPAMKLTMLINSLIMPSQGN from the exons ATGAAGACTGTCGCTGCCTTGTGCCTGATTGTCCTGGCTGCTGCCAGCTTGACCAATGCTTCATGGGTGCCCAAACGAGGCCCTTGCTACTGCCTGCCGAAACGGTTTCAGGTCAGAATTG GTCAGTTGAATGGACTCGTCTACAATGGCTACCCATTCGAGCAAATAAACAGCATCGAGACTGCCATGGACTTCGTTGACGGGAAAATTGGACAGGAGATCTACTCCTACCAAATGGGAACATGGACAAAGGTGAAGACCATCACTGATGTCAAACAG GGAGTTACATACACCATACTGAATGGCAATTGCACCCAGACCCCAGCAATGGAGTTtgaacagtgtttatcaa AGACTGCTCGTTTCGAGGATGATTTCTACTTTGGTGATCGCCAGCTTTTTGGCAATTCCTTCTCTGAATACTCCAACACTACCAGCTTCCAGGGCAATGTAACATTGTCTTTCACCAAGAGGGACTGCCTTCCCATCAGCACAAGTGCCTGGGGAACTACTGGCTCAGACCCTG TTATTCCAATCTTGAGCACATCTGGCTTCACTGATTTCAAGTATGGAATCCGTGATCGTGCATTCTGGTTTGACGTACCAGAAATTTGCACTCCG ACTGAAATGCGATCTTTGGAATCTGTTGAATCTGACCCTGCCATGAAGCTGACCATGCTCATCAACTCACTGATTATGCCCAGCCAAGGCAACTAA